A stretch of Halosimplex halophilum DNA encodes these proteins:
- a CDS encoding ParA family protein, with product MLAYTVYSEAGGVGKTTLAANLAKAEVRAGRDVLVVDLDTQEASLSYLLDVADDRDDDQADSLLRHMIDRPRGDFADLIRTSEGIDIVPSHNILEYASKHLRRREEEAADFGESWNPNKQLLRVLREAGVHEAYDTLIVDPPATADIKLHNAIHATRHLVIPFEPSGKGYESVQGLDQLVGGLEDQLGIEVGVLAVVPNRYKGMNDQDRFLEEIEADGWEIPIRLRERSSLLEGCWAEQCTAFRYIDEHRERERDHELETIEKVERLAERIRETQAVEA from the coding sequence ATGCTGGCCTACACGGTGTACTCGGAGGCGGGCGGTGTCGGGAAGACGACGCTCGCCGCGAACCTCGCGAAGGCGGAGGTCCGCGCCGGTCGCGACGTGCTCGTCGTCGACCTGGACACCCAGGAGGCGTCGCTGTCGTACCTGCTTGACGTGGCCGACGACCGCGACGACGACCAGGCCGACAGCCTCCTGCGACACATGATCGACCGCCCGCGCGGCGACTTCGCGGACCTGATCCGGACGAGCGAGGGGATCGACATCGTCCCGTCGCACAACATCCTCGAGTACGCGTCGAAACACCTGCGCCGCCGTGAGGAGGAGGCCGCCGACTTCGGCGAGTCGTGGAACCCGAACAAGCAACTGCTGCGCGTGCTCCGGGAGGCGGGCGTCCACGAGGCGTACGACACGCTCATCGTCGACCCGCCGGCGACCGCCGACATCAAACTCCACAACGCGATCCACGCGACCCGCCACCTCGTCATCCCCTTCGAGCCCAGCGGGAAGGGCTACGAGTCCGTCCAGGGCCTCGACCAGCTGGTCGGCGGGCTCGAAGACCAGCTCGGGATCGAGGTGGGCGTCCTCGCGGTCGTCCCGAACCGCTACAAGGGGATGAACGACCAGGACCGGTTCCTCGAGGAGATCGAGGCCGACGGCTGGGAGATCCCGATCCGGCTGCGCGAGCGGTCGTCGCTACTGGAAGGGTGCTGGGCCGAGCAATGTACCGCATTTCGCTATATCGACGAGCACCGCGAGCGCGAGCGCGACCACGAGCTCGAGACGATCGAGAAGGTCGAACGGCTCGCCGAGCGCATCCGCGAGACCCAGGCGGTGGAAGCATGA
- a CDS encoding isocitrate/isopropylmalate dehydrogenase family protein has protein sequence MSTYDIAVIPGDGIGPEVVDATAPLVRDAAEAFDFGIETTTFDWGTERYLDRGAMMPDDGLDRLAEFDAIFLGAVGHPEVPDHVTLHGLLLPIRKGFDQYVCKRPSVLFEGIESPLRGYTGGDIDFVVYRENTEGEYADVGGREHRGFDHETAVQSALFTRQGTERIVRAAFEAAADREGRLTSVTKSNAQAHSMVFWDDVVEEVSAEFPSVEVERLLVDAAAMDLIRRPEAFDVLVASNLFGDILTDIGAQVTGSMGLAPSGNVHPGDAYPSMFEPVHGSAPDIAGEGVANPLAAALSWSMLFEHVGEQRAADAVWDGVADQLADASAPRTADLGGDAGTDAVVADLRDRL, from the coding sequence ATGTCCACGTACGACATCGCGGTGATCCCCGGCGACGGGATCGGGCCGGAGGTCGTCGACGCGACGGCACCGCTGGTCAGGGACGCCGCCGAGGCGTTCGACTTCGGGATCGAGACAACGACGTTCGACTGGGGCACGGAACGGTACCTCGACCGCGGGGCGATGATGCCCGACGACGGGCTCGACCGGCTCGCCGAGTTCGACGCGATCTTCCTGGGCGCGGTCGGCCACCCGGAGGTACCGGACCACGTGACGCTCCACGGGCTCCTGTTGCCGATCCGGAAGGGGTTCGACCAGTACGTCTGCAAGCGGCCGAGCGTCCTCTTCGAGGGCATCGAGAGCCCGCTCCGGGGGTACACGGGCGGCGACATCGACTTCGTGGTCTACCGGGAGAACACGGAGGGGGAGTACGCCGACGTCGGCGGCCGGGAGCACCGCGGGTTCGACCACGAGACCGCCGTGCAGTCCGCGCTGTTCACGCGCCAGGGGACCGAGCGGATCGTCCGCGCGGCGTTCGAGGCGGCGGCCGACCGCGAGGGCCGCCTGACGAGCGTCACCAAGTCGAACGCCCAGGCCCACAGCATGGTGTTCTGGGACGACGTGGTCGAGGAGGTGAGCGCGGAGTTCCCGTCGGTCGAGGTCGAGCGGCTGCTCGTCGACGCGGCGGCCATGGACCTGATCCGCCGGCCGGAGGCGTTCGACGTGCTCGTCGCTTCCAATCTCTTCGGCGACATCCTCACCGATATCGGCGCACAGGTCACCGGGAGCATGGGGCTGGCGCCGTCCGGGAACGTCCACCCCGGCGACGCGTACCCCTCGATGTTCGAGCCGGTCCACGGGAGCGCCCCGGACATCGCCGGCGAGGGCGTCGCCAACCCGCTGGCCGCGGCGCTGTCGTGGTCGATGCTGTTCGAGCACGTCGGGGAGCAGCGGGCGGCGGACGCGGTGTGGGACGGGGTGGCCGACCAGCTCGCCGACGCGTCCGCCCCGCGGACGGCCGATCTGGGCGGCGACGCCGGGACCGACGCGGTCGTCGCCGACCTCCGGGACCGGCTGTGA
- a CDS encoding helix-turn-helix domain-containing protein encodes MRRIEFENAFYADDGDWIESLLVTSESTVDPETAVAALSRVELFHHERISDDGSAQRTDRLTVVAHEPYPFLLGVILRGKAIPNRLVLSDGHFDGVATVAEWENFRTLADRIQEQFGRFELLSVNQVETTGAPLGSGQLGRVVRNELSREQLTVLRTAHAMGYFAAPREASADEIAAELEIAQSTFSERLRLAEKQLFDLVFSGEGTGPGDTGDR; translated from the coding sequence GTGCGGCGTATCGAGTTCGAGAACGCCTTCTACGCCGACGACGGCGACTGGATCGAGTCGCTGCTGGTCACCTCCGAGAGCACCGTCGACCCCGAGACGGCGGTGGCGGCGCTGTCGCGCGTCGAGCTGTTCCACCACGAGCGGATCTCCGACGACGGGTCCGCCCAGCGGACCGACCGGCTGACCGTCGTCGCTCACGAACCGTACCCGTTCCTGCTCGGCGTCATCCTGCGCGGCAAGGCGATCCCCAACCGGCTCGTGCTGTCGGACGGGCACTTCGACGGCGTCGCCACCGTCGCCGAGTGGGAGAACTTCCGGACGCTCGCCGACCGGATCCAGGAACAGTTCGGGCGGTTCGAACTGCTGAGCGTCAACCAGGTCGAGACGACCGGCGCACCGCTCGGGAGCGGCCAGCTCGGACGGGTCGTCCGGAACGAACTCTCCCGGGAGCAGCTCACCGTCCTCCGGACCGCCCACGCGATGGGGTACTTCGCCGCCCCCCGGGAGGCCTCCGCCGACGAGATCGCCGCCGAGCTGGAGATCGCACAGTCGACGTTCAGTGAACGGCTCCGCCTCGCGGAGAAACAGCTGTTCGACCTGGTCTTCTCCGGCGAGGGAACCGGCCCCGGGGACACCGGGGACCGGTAA
- a CDS encoding ABC transporter substrate-binding protein, producing the protein MARDKPFEIETGETSRRRFIRIAGAVGLAGMAGCPGNQGGDGGDGGDGGDGGGDDGDGGGGGGGGGGDGRSIESQFWEEWPVETKGSSVNDEAVQFEYAAVEGESVAEVDMHFAQSETPWMREHALMIQESFNSVGVPTNLINVQPSTRYGEYWRADIGHPVPVTMNLHGPDPQRGLDPNPFLMRAHPETGGNYYNYKNDEITELLDEQAQTIGDTEARAEICREVQELLNEDAYLIASNFPDVITVANTADWEGYVPTPGNGTTRDSFIWTQVNLQPQGDSTTWVKGVTSGMQGTNLPWSSGGQEEKRLLNVYDGLYDASPELEIVPALATGHEVVDDTTVEMDLREGVTWHDGESFGPEDVKFSVEMYKQYTAPQQGPFYTPIEGVEVLSNDGGGRVRFNLTEPDASFLTQRAVRSAIIPQHRWSDVDSPGEYNPDNPVGTGPFQFENWSQGEELRLSKHENHWLWDDDTREEILGDHFVAGDGIDEMVEANVGNVSTLIGAMQSGDIDAIGTTVSNQQAERAANAQGVEKQTTDNYVPTDVHLNHIVPLFRDKTFRVAFSHAVDKQGFVDDVLGGRGSAIEGQRLLSPLLTPYVAETEPYEYNVDRARTMLRQAGYTFDGNDMLVWPQGDAWDAFAERVEHGHATRSELDQQDFS; encoded by the coding sequence ATGGCGCGTGACAAACCCTTCGAGATCGAGACAGGTGAGACATCGCGGCGACGGTTCATCCGCATCGCGGGCGCAGTGGGGCTCGCGGGGATGGCCGGTTGTCCGGGGAACCAGGGCGGCGACGGCGGCGACGGTGGCGATGGCGGCGATGGCGGTGGCGATGACGGAGACGGTGGCGGCGGTGGCGGCGGTGGTGGCGGCGACGGCCGCTCGATCGAGTCACAGTTCTGGGAGGAGTGGCCCGTCGAGACGAAGGGCTCGTCGGTCAACGACGAGGCCGTCCAGTTCGAGTACGCGGCCGTCGAGGGCGAGTCCGTCGCGGAGGTCGATATGCACTTCGCGCAGTCGGAGACGCCGTGGATGCGCGAGCACGCGCTGATGATCCAGGAGTCGTTCAACAGCGTCGGCGTCCCGACGAACCTGATCAACGTCCAGCCCAGCACCCGGTACGGTGAGTACTGGCGGGCCGACATCGGCCACCCGGTGCCGGTGACGATGAACCTCCACGGACCCGACCCACAGCGCGGGCTCGACCCCAACCCGTTCCTGATGCGCGCGCACCCGGAGACAGGGGGGAACTACTACAACTACAAGAACGACGAGATCACGGAGCTGCTCGACGAGCAGGCCCAGACAATCGGCGACACGGAGGCCCGCGCGGAGATCTGCCGGGAGGTCCAGGAGCTGCTCAACGAGGACGCCTACCTCATCGCCTCGAACTTCCCGGACGTGATCACGGTCGCCAACACGGCCGACTGGGAGGGGTACGTCCCGACGCCCGGCAACGGGACGACCCGCGACTCGTTCATCTGGACGCAGGTCAACCTCCAGCCCCAGGGCGACTCGACGACGTGGGTCAAGGGCGTCACCTCCGGGATGCAGGGGACGAACCTGCCGTGGTCCTCGGGCGGCCAGGAGGAGAAGCGGCTGCTGAACGTCTACGACGGGCTCTACGACGCCTCGCCGGAACTGGAGATCGTCCCGGCGCTGGCGACCGGCCACGAGGTCGTCGACGACACCACCGTCGAGATGGACCTGCGCGAGGGGGTCACCTGGCACGACGGCGAGTCGTTCGGCCCCGAGGACGTGAAGTTCAGCGTCGAGATGTACAAGCAGTACACGGCGCCCCAGCAGGGGCCGTTCTACACGCCGATCGAGGGCGTCGAGGTGCTCTCGAACGACGGCGGCGGGCGCGTGCGGTTCAACCTCACCGAGCCCGACGCCTCGTTTCTCACCCAGCGGGCGGTCCGTAGCGCGATCATCCCCCAGCACCGCTGGAGCGACGTTGACAGCCCCGGGGAGTACAACCCCGACAACCCCGTCGGGACCGGCCCCTTCCAGTTCGAGAACTGGTCGCAGGGCGAGGAACTGCGCCTCTCGAAACACGAGAACCACTGGCTGTGGGACGACGACACCCGCGAGGAGATCCTCGGCGACCACTTCGTCGCCGGCGACGGGATCGACGAGATGGTCGAGGCCAACGTCGGCAACGTCTCGACGCTCATCGGCGCGATGCAGTCGGGCGACATCGACGCCATCGGGACGACGGTCTCCAACCAGCAGGCCGAGCGCGCCGCCAACGCCCAGGGCGTCGAGAAGCAGACGACGGACAACTACGTCCCGACCGACGTGCACCTCAACCACATCGTCCCGCTGTTCCGCGACAAGACGTTCCGCGTCGCGTTCAGCCACGCCGTCGACAAGCAGGGCTTCGTCGACGACGTGCTCGGCGGCCGGGGCTCCGCCATCGAGGGTCAGCGGCTCCTCTCGCCGCTGCTGACGCCGTACGTCGCCGAGACCGAGCCCTACGAGTACAACGTCGACCGGGCGCGGACGATGCTCCGGCAGGCGGGGTACACCTTCGACGGCAACGACATGCTCGTCTGGCCCCAGGGCGACGCCTGGGACGCCTTCGCCGAGCGCGTCGAGCACGGCCACGCCACCCGCTCGGAGTTGGACCAGCAGGACTTCTCCTGA
- a CDS encoding ABC transporter permease, whose product MSFRRFLIKRTAIAAVLTLVAVSIIFATLRLLPSDPFSGLVASGSLTPEQVAELRAMYGLDEPIYVQYLKYVRNLFTLQFGVSLTQQRPVGEIIVPALVNTLVLLLPALVVTAVISSIAGMYAGWTRGSRFEQAGIVVTTFFRATPVFVTGIFLLIVFAYGLGWLPAFGMRSPMANPEGYAQTYLSVDFLRHYILPFSATVLFYSGDFLMLARNSVVERKGSEFLMLHRAKGLSEMEQLARAGRNSLLPLVTYFALRTGMLFQGVITLEVVFAWPGIGRALVQAILNQDYPTVQAAVFIMALAVIVMNLTADVAYAKLDPTVEAGDV is encoded by the coding sequence ATGAGCTTCCGACGATTCCTCATCAAGCGGACCGCGATCGCGGCCGTGCTGACGCTGGTCGCCGTCAGCATCATCTTCGCGACGCTGCGGCTGCTGCCCAGCGACCCGTTCAGCGGGCTGGTCGCCTCGGGGTCGCTGACGCCGGAACAGGTCGCGGAGCTGCGGGCCATGTACGGGCTCGACGAACCGATCTACGTCCAGTATCTCAAGTACGTCCGGAACCTGTTCACCCTGCAGTTCGGCGTCTCGCTGACCCAGCAGCGGCCGGTCGGCGAGATCATCGTCCCGGCGCTGGTGAATACGCTCGTGCTCCTGTTGCCGGCGCTGGTCGTGACGGCGGTCATCAGTTCGATCGCCGGGATGTACGCCGGCTGGACTCGCGGCTCGCGGTTCGAGCAGGCCGGGATCGTCGTCACCACGTTCTTCCGCGCGACCCCCGTCTTCGTGACGGGCATCTTCCTGCTCATCGTCTTCGCGTACGGCCTCGGCTGGCTGCCCGCCTTCGGGATGCGCAGCCCGATGGCAAACCCCGAGGGGTACGCCCAGACGTACCTCTCGGTCGACTTCCTGAGACACTACATCCTCCCCTTCTCGGCGACGGTGCTGTTCTACAGCGGGGACTTCCTGATGCTCGCGCGCAACTCCGTCGTCGAGCGCAAGGGCTCGGAGTTTCTCATGCTCCACCGCGCGAAGGGGCTCTCGGAGATGGAACAGCTCGCCCGCGCCGGCCGCAACTCCCTGTTGCCGCTGGTGACGTACTTCGCGCTGCGGACGGGGATGCTGTTCCAGGGGGTGATCACTCTGGAGGTCGTCTTCGCGTGGCCGGGCATCGGCCGCGCGCTCGTCCAGGCGATCCTCAACCAGGACTACCCGACCGTTCAGGCCGCCGTGTTCATCATGGCGCTGGCGGTCATCGTGATGAACCTCACCGCGGACGTGGCCTACGCCAAACTCGACCCCACCGTCGAGGCGGGTGATGTCTGA
- a CDS encoding cytochrome P450, giving the protein MSRTTGDAPLAPKRSGVPLVGSAVVFARDPYDFYDDLASHGDVVRFSMGTYDMATVLHPDGIEQVLVDDFDRFRKPDLAGGVDALADGLLLSDGEQWRRQRTGLQPLFYRERVETYAETMATYAAAAADEWADADAVELPEVTSTYTLRVLGKTLFGIDADEYRDAVRAGAEAILERTSRNPVATEIPQWVPTPANRRYGRGIERLDAVIDELLAERDPDSGREDLLSLLVEMGSDGDLDESEIRSQLVTFLFAGHETTATALTWALAELGRRPDVAEQLRAEVDTVLDGDCATLADLSDLEYTEQVLRETLRRYPPAAAIFRETDGPVTVDGYRIPADTFLTLPQFHVHTDERWWADPLEFDPSRWDDVDDPPGDRPEYAYFPFGGGPRHCIGMRFARMELRLALATVAKRCRIVDAPDDIAVAVGSTVHPDGPVEVTLERRE; this is encoded by the coding sequence ATGAGCAGGACGACGGGAGACGCGCCGCTCGCGCCGAAGCGTTCGGGCGTGCCGCTGGTCGGGAGCGCGGTCGTGTTCGCCCGCGACCCCTACGACTTCTACGATGACCTCGCCAGTCACGGCGACGTGGTGCGGTTCTCGATGGGCACGTACGACATGGCGACGGTCCTCCACCCCGACGGCATCGAACAGGTGCTCGTCGACGACTTCGACCGCTTCCGCAAACCCGACCTCGCGGGCGGCGTCGACGCCCTCGCCGACGGCCTGCTCCTCTCGGACGGCGAACAGTGGCGCCGGCAGCGAACGGGCCTGCAGCCGCTGTTCTACCGCGAGCGCGTCGAGACCTACGCCGAGACGATGGCGACCTACGCGGCCGCCGCGGCCGACGAGTGGGCGGACGCCGACGCCGTCGAGCTCCCGGAGGTGACCTCGACGTACACGCTCCGGGTGCTCGGGAAGACGCTGTTCGGGATCGACGCCGACGAGTACCGCGACGCGGTGCGAGCGGGCGCGGAGGCCATCCTCGAACGCACCAGCCGGAACCCGGTCGCCACCGAGATCCCCCAGTGGGTGCCGACGCCCGCGAACCGCCGCTACGGGCGGGGGATCGAGCGGCTCGACGCGGTGATCGACGAGTTGCTCGCCGAGCGCGACCCCGACTCCGGTCGCGAGGACCTGCTGTCGCTGCTCGTCGAGATGGGGAGCGACGGCGACCTGGACGAGTCGGAGATCCGCAGCCAGCTCGTCACCTTCCTGTTCGCGGGCCACGAGACGACCGCGACCGCGCTCACGTGGGCGCTCGCCGAACTCGGCCGGAGGCCCGACGTGGCAGAACAGCTCCGCGCGGAGGTCGACACCGTCCTCGACGGCGACTGCGCGACCCTCGCCGACCTGTCCGACCTGGAATACACCGAGCAGGTCCTCCGGGAGACGCTGCGGCGGTACCCGCCGGCGGCGGCCATCTTCCGGGAGACCGACGGACCGGTCACCGTCGACGGCTACCGCATCCCCGCCGACACGTTCCTCACCCTGCCGCAGTTCCACGTCCACACCGACGAGCGGTGGTGGGCGGACCCCCTCGAATTCGACCCGAGCCGGTGGGACGACGTCGACGACCCGCCCGGCGACCGCCCGGAGTACGCGTACTTCCCGTTCGGCGGCGGCCCGCGCCACTGCATCGGGATGCGCTTCGCGCGCATGGAACTGCGACTCGCGCTGGCGACCGTCGCGAAGCGGTGTCGGATCGTCGACGCCCCCGACGACATCGCGGTCGCCGTCGGGTCGACCGTTCATCCGGACGGTCCCGTCGAGGTCACGCTGGAACGACGAGAGTGA
- a CDS encoding dipeptide ABC transporter ATP-binding protein — protein sequence MSLLEVDDVKITYRMPGSDVRAVNEVSFTIEEGDNYGLVGESGCGKSTLAKSVLGLLDDNGEIRSGSIRFDGRELRDLSESEWQELRWEEIAYIPQSAMDSLDPVMTVGAQIRQAITKHRDTSTAAANERVAEVFEIVGLDPARTDEYPHEFSGGMRQRVTIAMALALDPDLIIADEPTTGLDVIVQDKIVHKLMEIQEEVDSSLLLITHDVGVVAETCDEVSVLYGGKVMEQGDTDDVFADPRNPYTMGLKNAFPEVDEFDQQAISIPGSLPDLVGEPTGCVFRERCPFATEECEDGHPPLVDAGDQQSACYRADEAEDLQERAADPETWGIDVPDDSESRETGDVIMETDGLEKYFKQSQPILDDLLGEDPDYVKAVNGVDLNVHESEIVGVAGESGCGKSTLGEVVSALQSRTGGEIRFEGRSVEELLDEDTAEFRSQVQFIFQDPFDSLNPRQTVRAAVSEPLKIQGVAPDETERRVRETVADVGLNPPEAYLDQHPDQLSGGERQRVAIAQALVLEPDLLICDEPASMLDVSLKANILNILREMADERDIGIVYISHDLASLSQITDRLAVMYLGRIVELGPTAEVVENPKHPYAASLLAASPKADPTEDRKRVLLPGEPPNPVDLPGGCNFAPRCPKATEECRGSDPDRSAFADDGHEAACFFPVEDVEDELLERYARERERAEGEEVEDEATP from the coding sequence ATGAGTCTGCTCGAAGTCGACGACGTGAAGATCACGTATCGGATGCCCGGCAGCGACGTCCGCGCCGTCAACGAGGTCTCGTTCACCATCGAGGAGGGGGACAACTACGGCCTCGTCGGCGAGTCCGGCTGCGGCAAATCGACGCTGGCCAAGTCCGTCCTCGGCCTGCTCGACGACAACGGCGAGATCCGCTCGGGCAGCATCCGCTTCGACGGCCGCGAACTGCGCGACCTGTCGGAGTCGGAGTGGCAGGAACTCCGCTGGGAGGAGATCGCCTACATCCCCCAGAGCGCGATGGACTCGCTGGACCCCGTGATGACCGTCGGCGCCCAGATCCGCCAGGCCATCACGAAACACCGCGACACCTCGACGGCCGCCGCGAACGAGCGCGTCGCCGAGGTGTTCGAGATCGTCGGCCTCGACCCCGCCCGGACGGACGAGTACCCACACGAGTTCTCCGGGGGGATGCGCCAGCGGGTCACCATCGCGATGGCGCTCGCGCTCGACCCCGACCTCATCATCGCCGACGAGCCGACGACCGGGCTGGACGTGATCGTCCAGGACAAGATCGTCCACAAGCTCATGGAGATCCAGGAGGAGGTCGACAGTTCCCTCCTGCTGATCACCCACGACGTGGGCGTCGTCGCCGAGACCTGCGACGAGGTGTCGGTGCTGTACGGCGGGAAGGTGATGGAGCAGGGCGACACCGACGACGTGTTCGCCGACCCGCGCAACCCCTACACGATGGGGCTGAAAAACGCCTTCCCCGAGGTCGACGAGTTCGACCAGCAGGCCATCTCGATCCCCGGGTCGCTGCCCGATCTGGTCGGCGAGCCGACCGGCTGCGTGTTCCGCGAGCGCTGTCCGTTCGCCACCGAGGAGTGCGAGGACGGCCACCCGCCGCTGGTCGACGCCGGCGACCAGCAGTCTGCGTGCTATCGCGCCGACGAGGCCGAGGACCTCCAGGAGCGGGCCGCAGACCCCGAGACGTGGGGGATCGACGTGCCCGACGACTCGGAGTCCCGGGAGACGGGCGACGTGATCATGGAGACCGACGGCCTGGAGAAGTACTTCAAGCAGTCCCAGCCGATCCTCGACGACCTGCTCGGCGAGGACCCCGACTACGTCAAGGCGGTCAACGGCGTCGACCTGAACGTCCACGAGTCGGAGATCGTCGGCGTCGCCGGCGAGTCCGGCTGCGGCAAGTCCACGCTCGGCGAAGTGGTCTCGGCGCTGCAGAGCCGGACCGGCGGCGAGATCCGCTTCGAGGGCCGGTCCGTCGAGGAGCTGCTCGACGAGGACACCGCCGAGTTCCGCTCGCAGGTGCAGTTCATCTTCCAGGACCCGTTCGACTCGCTGAACCCCCGCCAGACCGTGCGGGCGGCCGTCTCCGAACCGCTGAAGATCCAGGGGGTCGCCCCCGACGAGACCGAGCGGCGCGTCCGCGAGACGGTCGCTGACGTGGGGCTGAACCCGCCGGAGGCGTACCTCGACCAGCACCCCGACCAGCTGTCGGGCGGCGAGCGCCAGCGGGTCGCCATCGCGCAGGCGCTCGTGCTCGAACCCGACCTGCTGATCTGCGACGAGCCCGCCTCGATGCTCGACGTGTCGCTGAAGGCCAACATCCTCAACATCCTGCGGGAGATGGCCGACGAGCGCGACATCGGCATCGTCTACATCTCCCACGACCTGGCGAGCCTCTCGCAGATCACCGACCGGCTGGCGGTGATGTACCTCGGCCGGATCGTCGAACTCGGCCCCACGGCCGAGGTCGTCGAGAACCCGAAACACCCCTACGCGGCGTCGCTGCTGGCCGCCTCGCCGAAGGCCGACCCGACCGAGGACCGAAAGCGGGTCCTCCTGCCCGGCGAGCCGCCCAACCCGGTCGACCTCCCGGGCGGGTGTAACTTCGCGCCGCGCTGTCCGAAGGCCACCGAGGAGTGTCGGGGGTCCGACCCCGACCGCTCGGCGTTCGCCGACGACGGCCACGAGGCGGCCTGCTTCTTCCCCGTCGAGGACGTGGAGGACGAGCTGCTGGAGCGATACGCCCGCGAACGCGAGCGGGCAGAGGGTGAGGAAGTCGAAGACGAGGCGACGCCGTAG
- a CDS encoding PIN domain-containing protein: MILDSSYLFDLMAEDPDAFEKGSELVERGEMQWLPVPVVAETYYGVTTARSDTTEAEVRNRLLGYPRIDIDEEVARTAGELLAAADDEAGAPTGIGSNDAYIAAMAEILDDAVLTDNVDDFETLGVPVETY; encoded by the coding sequence ATGATACTCGACTCCTCGTACCTGTTCGACCTGATGGCCGAGGACCCCGACGCCTTCGAGAAGGGGAGCGAACTCGTCGAACGGGGGGAGATGCAGTGGCTACCGGTACCAGTGGTCGCGGAGACGTACTACGGCGTCACGACGGCCCGCAGCGATACGACCGAAGCAGAAGTCCGCAACCGGCTGCTCGGTTATCCGCGGATCGATATCGACGAGGAGGTGGCGCGCACGGCAGGCGAACTGCTTGCAGCAGCCGACGACGAAGCCGGGGCGCCGACGGGGATCGGCAGCAACGACGCATATATTGCGGCAATGGCGGAAATCCTCGACGACGCCGTCCTCACCGACAATGTGGACGACTTCGAGACGCTCGGCGTCCCGGTCGAGACGTACTGA
- a CDS encoding ABC transporter permease: MSGYSIDTETARDRLRNEFDRARRTLAVVWQDTGAKVGLLTLAGFVFIGIFGPLLAPHHPIEDTLRRGGAMMRLSSPSPKAPLGTTSFGKDVLSQFLAGARPTLIIGLFGGVGTGVLGFLVGLTSGYFGGRVDELLMRLTDLTFALPLLPMSLVILSFVTPNVWLITAVLVLFLWKMPARVIRSEVMTVKERTFVKSARARGAGHLRTMFLHVTPNVLGIGFLYTAYAVGWSIVAGASLAFLGFGDPTTTSWGRMLEQVFRSGAMRVAWWWVLPPAIGIAAVTTAVFLVGRAFEEIVNPELRSEQE; the protein is encoded by the coding sequence ATGTCCGGCTACTCCATCGACACCGAGACCGCGAGGGACAGGCTGCGAAACGAGTTCGACCGCGCCCGCCGGACGCTGGCGGTCGTCTGGCAGGACACCGGCGCGAAGGTCGGCCTCCTGACGCTGGCCGGCTTCGTGTTCATCGGGATCTTCGGGCCGCTGCTCGCGCCCCACCACCCGATCGAGGACACCCTCCGCCGCGGCGGGGCGATGATGCGCCTCTCCTCGCCCAGCCCGAAGGCGCCGCTCGGGACGACCTCCTTCGGGAAGGACGTGCTGAGCCAGTTCCTCGCCGGCGCGCGGCCGACGCTCATCATCGGGCTGTTCGGCGGCGTCGGGACCGGCGTGCTCGGCTTCCTCGTCGGCCTCACGAGCGGCTACTTCGGCGGCCGCGTCGACGAGCTGCTGATGCGGCTGACCGACCTGACCTTCGCGCTCCCGCTGTTGCCGATGTCGCTGGTGATCCTGTCGTTCGTGACGCCGAACGTCTGGCTCATCACGGCCGTGCTGGTGCTGTTCCTCTGGAAGATGCCCGCGCGGGTCATCCGCTCGGAGGTCATGACCGTCAAGGAACGCACCTTCGTCAAGTCCGCCCGCGCGAGGGGCGCCGGCCACCTGCGGACGATGTTCCTGCACGTGACGCCGAACGTGCTCGGCATCGGCTTCCTCTACACGGCCTACGCGGTCGGGTGGTCGATCGTCGCCGGCGCGTCGCTGGCGTTCCTCGGGTTCGGCGACCCGACGACGACCTCCTGGGGCCGGATGCTCGAACAGGTGTTCCGCTCGGGCGCGATGCGCGTCGCCTGGTGGTGGGTCCTCCCGCCCGCGATCGGCATCGCCGCCGTCACGACCGCGGTCTTCCTCGTCGGCCGCGCCTTCGAGGAGATCGTCAACCCCGAACTCCGGAGTGAGCAAGAATGA